A single region of the Neotabrizicola shimadae genome encodes:
- a CDS encoding glutathione S-transferase family protein, giving the protein MLTIYGVYRSRASRPLWLMAETGTEFRHVPVIQSYRLEDPMAADAPLNTASPAFLKVNPQGQVPAIEDDGLVLTESLAITLHLARKYGGALGPMGEAEQALMEQWAMYAATSVESDAVEMLYIYRDGGAKTPEGQAAIAVLAEKLRRPLRRLDSHLAGRDWLLGDRFTVADLNTAEVVRYAQGHPTLLSEFPEVARWLAAAQSRPAFKAMWEKRSAEPE; this is encoded by the coding sequence ATGCTGACCATCTATGGCGTCTATCGTTCGCGCGCGTCGCGGCCGCTGTGGCTGATGGCCGAGACCGGGACCGAGTTCCGGCATGTGCCGGTGATCCAGTCCTATCGGCTGGAGGACCCGATGGCGGCGGATGCGCCGCTGAACACGGCGTCGCCGGCCTTCCTGAAGGTGAACCCGCAAGGCCAGGTTCCGGCCATCGAGGACGACGGGCTGGTACTGACCGAAAGCCTGGCGATCACGCTGCATCTGGCGCGCAAGTATGGCGGTGCCCTGGGTCCGATGGGCGAGGCCGAACAGGCGCTGATGGAGCAGTGGGCGATGTATGCCGCGACATCGGTGGAAAGCGATGCGGTGGAGATGCTGTACATCTACCGCGACGGCGGGGCGAAGACGCCTGAGGGACAGGCGGCGATTGCCGTGCTGGCCGAGAAGCTGCGCCGCCCGTTGCGGCGGCTGGACAGCCACCTGGCGGGGCGCGACTGGCTGTTGGGCGACCGCTTTACCGTGGCCGACCTGAACACCGCCGAGGTGGTGCGCTATGCCCAGGGTCACCCGACGCTGTTGTCGGAGTTCCCCGAGGTGGCGCGCTGGCTGGCGGCGGCCCAGTCGCGGCCAGCCTTCAAGGCGATGTGGGAGAAGCGGTCGGCCGAGCCCGAGTGA
- a CDS encoding calcium-binding protein, with amino-acid sequence MTMHAYNSTILFAGPLVLDLFDGLVIGTDGFVYGQHDLFSGTTDGQHNIFIAGTAATSTWAFLLGDFGHEMIGSTITLTATGVVRGFVGVDYIGAGLELGNAGTISGDLAAIRLEGGSASVGNLLVNSGTIIGGQAIDAFASTLSATTIINSGLIRGTLGTAISLAGTDTDDAVVNSGRIIGHVELGGGEDSYDGRGGEVMGTVRGGDGNDRFRPGAGEDSFDGGSGSDLLDFRTGDGAVELALDGSWDSTGWAEGDTYTGFERVIGTTQADRIGGNSAANILNGGAGADQLFGQAGADTLIGGGGIDILSGGAGNDSFQFNRLAECGDLLADFSSAAAGNNDRFLISADFGGGLAAGSLAAGLFVSRADNLAQDGNDRFIFRTADRTLWFDADGTGTGAGVLVASLQAGATMTAADIVIF; translated from the coding sequence ATGACGATGCACGCCTACAATTCCACCATCCTCTTTGCCGGTCCGCTCGTCCTCGACCTCTTCGACGGCCTCGTCATCGGGACCGATGGTTTCGTCTATGGCCAGCACGATCTCTTTTCCGGCACGACCGATGGCCAGCACAACATCTTCATCGCCGGTACTGCGGCCACTTCCACCTGGGCCTTCCTCTTGGGCGATTTCGGTCACGAGATGATCGGCAGCACCATCACGCTCACGGCAACCGGCGTGGTCCGGGGCTTTGTCGGGGTCGACTATATCGGCGCCGGGCTGGAACTCGGGAATGCCGGTACGATCTCCGGCGACCTCGCCGCCATCCGCCTCGAGGGCGGCTCCGCCTCTGTCGGCAATCTTCTGGTCAACAGCGGAACGATCATCGGCGGCCAGGCCATCGACGCCTTCGCCTCGACCCTCAGTGCCACGACCATCATCAACAGCGGCCTGATCCGCGGCACCCTGGGCACGGCGATCAGTCTCGCGGGCACGGACACCGACGACGCCGTGGTCAACAGCGGGCGCATCATCGGCCATGTCGAACTGGGCGGGGGTGAAGACTCCTATGACGGGCGCGGCGGCGAGGTCATGGGCACCGTGCGCGGCGGCGACGGGAATGACAGGTTCCGCCCCGGCGCCGGCGAGGACAGTTTCGACGGCGGCAGCGGCAGCGACCTTCTCGATTTCCGCACCGGCGACGGCGCGGTGGAACTCGCCCTCGACGGGTCATGGGACTCGACGGGCTGGGCCGAGGGCGACACCTATACCGGATTCGAACGTGTGATCGGCACGACCCAGGCCGACCGCATCGGCGGCAACTCTGCCGCGAACATCCTGAACGGCGGGGCCGGGGCCGACCAGCTGTTCGGCCAGGCCGGCGCCGACACGCTGATCGGCGGCGGCGGGATCGACATCCTGTCCGGCGGCGCAGGCAACGACAGCTTCCAGTTCAACCGCCTGGCAGAATGTGGCGACCTGCTCGCGGATTTCTCCTCCGCGGCTGCAGGCAACAATGACCGCTTCCTGATCTCGGCCGATTTCGGCGGCGGTCTGGCCGCGGGGTCACTCGCCGCCGGGCTGTTCGTCAGCCGCGCCGACAACCTCGCGCAGGATGGCAACGACCGCTTCATCTTCCGCACGGCGGATCGCACGCTGTGGTTCGATGCCGATGGCACCGGCACGGGCGCCGGCGTCCTCGTGGCATCCCTCCAGGCGGGCGCCACCATGACCGCGGCGGACATCGTGATCTTCTGA
- a CDS encoding lipid-binding SYLF domain-containing protein produces the protein MQMSRRMMLAGFGATTALAACGNGVNSNGAAEIDARVDATKQFLDGRYPGTIELTDKAYGVLYMPLMTEAGFFVGGAYGRGALRINGATVDYYSATEASYGLQIGAQQYGHALFFMTQDALAAFRSSDGWVAGVDIRYATPDQGGSIGADTTQSEPVIALVFGQQGLMAGASIAGTKYTRIIP, from the coding sequence ATGCAGATGTCTCGGCGGATGATGCTGGCCGGATTCGGGGCGACCACGGCGCTGGCGGCTTGCGGGAACGGGGTCAACAGCAACGGGGCGGCGGAGATCGACGCGCGGGTGGATGCCACCAAGCAGTTCCTGGACGGGCGCTATCCGGGCACGATTGAGCTGACCGACAAGGCTTACGGGGTGCTCTACATGCCGCTGATGACCGAGGCGGGGTTCTTCGTGGGCGGGGCCTACGGGCGCGGGGCGCTGCGGATCAACGGGGCCACGGTGGACTATTACTCGGCGACCGAGGCGTCCTATGGGTTGCAGATCGGGGCCCAGCAATATGGGCACGCCCTGTTCTTCATGACCCAGGATGCCCTGGCGGCCTTCCGGTCTTCGGATGGATGGGTGGCCGGGGTGGACATCCGGTATGCCACGCCCGACCAGGGCGGGTCGATCGGGGCGGATACCACCCAGTCGGAGCCGGTGATCGCGCTGGTCTTCGGGCAGCAGGGGCTGATGGCCGGGGCTTCGATTGCCGGGACGAAGTATACCCGGATCATCCCCTGA
- the hemB gene encoding porphobilinogen synthase yields the protein MRPISAPCPSLRFRRLRRTPALRALAQENVLSVGDLIWPVFVRDGAGMRDAIPSMPGVNRLSVDLVVEAAADAADLGIPAICLFPYTDPALKTEACEEAWNPDNLANRAIRAIKAAVPGIAVMTDVALDPYNAKGHDGIVRDGVILNDETVEALVKMALVQAEAGADILGPSDMMDGRIGAIRDALEADGHGDVAIMSYAAKYASAFYGPFRDAVGASGALKGDKKTYQMNPANSDEALRLVERDLQEGADMVMVKPGMPYLDIVRRVKDAFGAPTYAYQVSGEYAMIRGAALNGWIDGEKAMLESLMAFRRAGCDGVLTYFAPEAARAIRRGL from the coding sequence ATGCGCCCGATCTCTGCCCCCTGCCCCTCGCTTCGCTTTCGCCGACTGCGGCGGACGCCTGCCCTTCGGGCGCTTGCGCAGGAAAACGTGCTGTCGGTGGGCGACCTGATCTGGCCGGTGTTTGTCCGCGACGGCGCAGGCATGCGCGACGCGATCCCGTCGATGCCGGGGGTGAACCGTTTGTCGGTGGACCTTGTGGTCGAGGCGGCGGCGGATGCGGCAGACCTGGGCATACCGGCGATCTGCCTGTTCCCCTACACCGACCCGGCGCTGAAGACCGAGGCCTGCGAAGAGGCCTGGAACCCCGATAACCTGGCCAACCGGGCGATCCGGGCGATCAAGGCGGCGGTGCCCGGCATCGCCGTGATGACCGACGTGGCGCTGGATCCCTACAACGCCAAGGGCCATGACGGGATCGTGCGGGACGGGGTGATCCTGAACGACGAGACGGTCGAGGCGCTGGTGAAGATGGCGCTGGTGCAGGCCGAAGCCGGGGCAGACATTCTGGGGCCTTCGGACATGATGGACGGCCGCATCGGCGCGATCCGCGACGCGCTGGAAGCCGACGGGCACGGGGACGTGGCGATCATGTCCTATGCGGCCAAGTATGCCAGCGCCTTCTACGGCCCCTTTCGCGATGCGGTGGGTGCTTCGGGCGCGCTGAAGGGCGACAAGAAGACCTATCAGATGAACCCCGCCAACAGCGACGAGGCGCTGCGGCTGGTGGAGCGCGACCTGCAGGAAGGCGCGGACATGGTGATGGTCAAGCCGGGGATGCCCTATCTGGACATCGTGCGGCGGGTGAAGGACGCCTTCGGCGCGCCGACCTATGCCTATCAGGTCTCGGGCGAATACGCGATGATCCGGGGGGCGGCGCTGAACGGGTGGATCGACGGCGAGAAGGCGATGCTGGAAAGCCTGATGGCCTTCCGCCGCGCGGGCTGCGACGGGGTGCTGACCTACTTCGCGCCCGAGGCGGCGCGGGCCATACGCCGAGGGTTGTGA